The following coding sequences lie in one Apium graveolens cultivar Ventura chromosome 3, ASM990537v1, whole genome shotgun sequence genomic window:
- the LOC141713580 gene encoding auxin response factor 18-like, which translates to MITFMDSKEKFKDSEKCLDSQFWHACAGSMVQIPPVNSKVFYFPQGHSEHSCQNVEFLSSPRLPAYVGCRVSAIRFMADPDTDEVYANIRLVPVGGNEINCDDAEILSINGSSEQEKPTSFAKTLTQSDANNGGGFSVPRYCAETIFPRLDYSADPPVQTILAKDVHGETWKFRHIYRGTPRRHLLTTGWSTFVNQKKLVAGDSIVFLRAENGDLCVGIRRAKRGIGGNPESTSGWNPAGGNCVVPYGGFSAFLRDDENKLARYGNGGSPPSSGNGISKAKVMAESVIEAATLAAEGQPFEIVYYPRASTPEFCVKASQVKSAMQIRWCSGMRFKMPFETEDSSRISWFMGTIASVQVADPIRWPDSPWRLLQVTWDEPDLLQNVKSVSPWLVELVSSMPNIQISPFSPPRKKLKLPQHPNFPLDGQLPVPTFSSNLLGHNSPFGRFPDNTPAGMQGARHAQYGLPLPDIHLQKLQSGLFPPGFSPFRHCSIPTRPLINPNFIKADSSENISCLLSIGNSANPTKKIDDQKPQQFLLFGQPILTKQQITLSKSAFTASPVHPGNSSSGVNVDKAAYLSDGDCSASGSGLAIRQCTITEAPSSENLLQYKGNLQEAETNLETGQCKVFMESEEVGRTLDLSLLTSYEELYRKLASMFGIRSSDILNQVRYRDTRGAVKNIGDEQFSDFVKTARRLMILTDATATT; encoded by the exons ATGATTACTTTCATGGATTCGAAAGAAAAATTCAAAGATTCCGAGAAATGTTTAGATTCACAGTTTTGGCATGCGTGTGCTGGAAGTATGGTGCAGATACCTCCTGTGAACTCTAAGGTCTTCTACTTCCCTCAGGGTCATTCTGAGCATTCTTGTCAAAATGTGGAGTTTCTGAGTTCTCCTAGGCTTCCTGCTTATGTTGGTTGTAGAGTATCGGCTATTAGGTTTATGGCGGATCCGGATACGGATGAGGTTTATGCTAATATTAGATTGGTTCCTGTTGGTGGAAATGAGATTAATTGTGATGATGCTGAAATTTTGAGTATTAATGGATCGAGTGAGCAAGAGAAACCTACTTCGTTTGCCAAGACGTTGACACAGTCGGATGCTAATAATGGTGGGGGGTTTTCTGTTCCGCGTTATTGTGCTGAGACAATTTTTCCACGGCTGGACTATTCTGCTGATCCTCCGGTACAAACTATTCTTGCTAAGGATGTTCATGGTGAAACTTGGAAGTTTCGTCATATTTACAGGGGGACGCCAAGACGCCATCTTTTGACGACAGGGTGGAGTACATTTGTGAATCAGAAGAAGCTTGTTGCAGGAGATTCAATTGTGTTTTTGAGGGCAGAGAATGGGGACCTTTGTGTTGGCATTAGGAGAGCAAAGAGGGGAATTGGAGGTAATCCTGAATCTACGTCTGGTTGGAATCCAGCTGGGGGAAATTGTGTTGTGCCATATGGAGGGTTCTCAGCTTTTCTTAGGGATGACGAAAACAAATTAGCAAGATATGGTAATGGAGGAAGTCCACCTAGTAGTGGAAATGGAATAAGCAAGGCCAAAGTAATGGCTGAATCAGTAATTGAAGCTGCAACCCTTGCAGCTGAAGGGCAGCCCTTTGAAATTGTTTATTACCCTCGAGCAAGCACTCCAGAGTTCTGTGTCAAAGCCTCACAAGTAAAATCTGCAATGCAAATCCGCTGGTGTTCTGGAATGAGGTTCAAAATGCCCTTTGAAACTGAAGATTCATCACGGATAAGTTGGTTCATGGGAACTATAGCCTCTGTCCAAGTTGCTGATCCCATTCGTTGGCCCGATTCACCATGGAGGCTTCTACAG GTCACCTGGGATGAACCCGATCTGCTACAAAATGTAAAAAGTGTCAGCCCTTGGCTTGTGGAATTAGTATCAAGTATGCCTAATATTCAAATTTCCCCATTCTCACCACCTCGAAAGAAGCTAAAATTACCCCAGCACCCAAATTTCCCTCTAGACGGGCAACTTCCAGTGCCGACATTTTCCAGCAATCTCCTGGGACACAACAGTCCTTTTGGTCGTTTTCCCGATAACACTCCTGCTGGCATGCAGGGAGCCAGGCACGCTCAATATGGTTTACCGTTACCAGATATCCACCTTCAAAAATTGCAGTCGGGTCTATTTCCGCCTGGTTTCTCACCTTTTCGTCATTGTTCCATACCAACTAGGCCTTTAATCAATCCAAATTTTATCAAGGCAGACAGCAGTGAGAATATCTCTTGCCTGTTAAGCATAGGGAATTCAGCTAACCCTACAAAAAAAATTGATGACCAGAAACCGCAGCAATTTTTACTTTTTGGTCAGCCGATACTAACAAAGCAGCAGATTACGCTAAGCAAGTCTGCTTTTACAGCCTCGCCAGTTCATCCTGGCAACAGTTCTTCCGGAGTGAATGTAGACAAGGCAGCATATTTATCTGATGGAGATTGTTCCGCCTCTGGTTCTGGTCTTGCAATCCGTCAATGTACGATAACAGAGGCCCCATCCTCTGAAAATTTACTTCAATACAAAGGTAATCTTCAAGAAGCTGAGACCAACTTGGAAACTGGTCAATGTAAGGTATTCATGGAATCTGAGGAGGTAGGTCGAACTCTAGATCTTTCCTTGCTCACTTCTTATGAAGAACTGTACAGAAAATTAGCTTCCATGTTTGGTATTAgaagttctgatattctgaatCAAGTGCGCTACCGTGACACCAGAGGTGCTGTAAAGAACATCGGAGATGAACAATTTAG CGACTTCGTAAAAACAGCAAGAAGATTGATGATTCTAACAGACGCAACAGCAACAACATAG